The Triticum aestivum cultivar Chinese Spring chromosome 3A, IWGSC CS RefSeq v2.1, whole genome shotgun sequence genome includes a region encoding these proteins:
- the LOC123062322 gene encoding probable glycerol-3-phosphate dehydrogenase [NAD(+)] 2, cytosolic produces the protein MGGAEDGAHAAGGPASNGHANGAVEEKVDELRRVMGKADGDPLRIVGVGAGAWGSVFCALLQDAYGHLRDKVQLRIWRRPGRAVDRATAEHLFNVINAREDVLRRLIRRCAYLKYVEGRLGDRTLYADEILRDGFCLNMIDTPLCPLKVVTNLQEAVWDADIVINGLPSTETRVVFGEIGRYWKERVNAPVIISLTKGIEASLDPVPRIITPTQMISKATKVPLDNILYLGGPNIASEIYNKEYANARICGTDKWRKPLAKFLRQPHFIVWDNSDLITHEVMGGLKNVYAIGAGMVAALTNESATSKSVYFALCTSEMIYITHLLEEEPEKLAGPLLADTYVTLLKGRNAWYGHKLAKGELTLEMGDSIKGKGTIQGVSAVDAFYKLLSQDSLSVMHPEANKSVAPVEMCPILKTLHKILIKRELPTESILQAIRDESMCDPRERIEMARGQSLYRPSILGQPNGDVKA, from the exons ATGGGCGGAGCGGAGGACGGGGCGCACGCGGCGGGGGGCCCCGCGTCGAACGGGCACGCCAATGGGGCCGTGGAGGAGAAGGTGGACGAGCTGCGGCGGGTGATGGGAAAGGCCGACGGGGACCCGCTCCGGATCGTCGGCGTCGGGGCCGGGGCCTGGGGCAGCGTCTTCTGCGCGCTCCTGCAGGACGCCTACGGCCACCTCCGCGACAAGGTGCAGCTCCGCATCTGGCGCCGCCCCGGCCGCGCCGTCGACCGCGCCACGGCCGAGCACCTCTTCAACGTCATCAACGCGCGCGAGGACGTCCTGCGCCGCCTGATCCGCCGATGCGCCTACCTCAAGTACGTCGAGGGCCGCCTCGGGGACCGCACGCTCTACGCCGACGAGATACTCAGGGACGGCTTCTGCCTCAACATGATCGACACCCCGCTCTGCCCGCTCAAGGTCGTCACCAACCTGCAGGAGGCCGTCTGGGACGCAGACATTGTCATCAACGGCCTGCCGTCCACGGAGACGAGGGTTGTGTTTGGGGAGATTGGGAGGTACTGGAAGGAGAGGGTTAATGCCCCAGTCATCATCTCGCTCACCAAAGGGATAGAAGCATCCCTGGATCCGGTGCCGCGGATCATAACTCCGACACAGATGATTAGCAAAGCAA CTAAGGTTCCATTGGATAATATTCTATATCTTGGTGGCCCTAACATCGCGTCTGAAATATATAATAAAGAATATGCGAATGCTCGTATTTGTGGAACTGACAAATGGAGGAAACCTCTTGCTAAATTTTTGAGGCAGCCTCATTTTATTGTCTGGGATAATAGTGATCTCATCACTCATGAAGTCATGGGAGGTTTGAAAAATGTGTACGCTATTGGTGCTG GTATGGTGGCAGCACTAACCAATGAGAGTGCTACCAGCAAGTCTGTTTACTTTGCACTTTGCACATCTGAAATGATCTACATCACCCACCTTCTGGAAGAAGAACCCGAAAAACTTGCTGGACCGTTATTAGCTGACACTTATGTCACGTTGTTGAAAGGTCGTAATGCATGGTATGGGCATAAGTTAGCTAAAGGGGAACTGACTCTGGAAATGGGTGATAGCATAAAAGGCAAAGGGACAATCCAG GGCGTCTCTGCGGTCGATGCATTTTATAAACTTCTCAGTCAGGATAGTTTGAGTGTAATGCATCCAGAAGCCAACAAATCTGTTGCGCCAGTTGAGATGTGCCCCATCTTGAAAACACTTCATAAAATTTTGATCAAGAG GGAACTTCCTACTGAGTCGATTCTTCAGGCTATAAGAGATGAGTCGATGTGTGACCCGCGTGAAAGAATTGAGATGGCACGGGGGCAGTCACTTTACCGACCATCTATTCTTGGTCAACCAAATGGAGATGTGAAAGCTTAG